Within the Nicotiana tabacum cultivar K326 chromosome 11, ASM71507v2, whole genome shotgun sequence genome, the region cccgataccaacgagaTCAAATATTAATCAATTTCTTTAGTTCCATATATTTTCagtcttacaattttcatcaaaaatttatttcttgggcttgggacttcggaattcgatttcgggcatacgcccaggtccaatATTTTACTACGgtcctaccgggaccgtcaaaacactggtctggatccgtttacccaaaacgttgaccgaagtcaacaaaaattaactttttaggccaaaaatcattttttcatcaattttcatatAAATGCTTTCCGGAAATACGCCCGgattgcacacgcaaatcgagaaaagataaaaatgagatttttaagccTCGAAATACAGAATCAGATTCTAAAATAGAAGATGACCTTTTTGGTCATCATATTATAGATCGTTTTATTCCAACACCAATAACCTTGAAAATGGATAATCTTGATCTTTAGACCCTCATTCAACCCACGAACAAACTTTTAATGTCAAAAGCTAAAGTGTTGTCCATAGATCAAGCGGGGCAAACACTTATCAAACTTAAATTTCTGCCCATACAACTAGCGAGACCAAAAAATAAAGAGTGGTGCCAAATATCTTCTTTGTGCAAATCACCCAACGGCAGGACCCTCAAGGATCAAGATTGGGTCCAAGGTGATGAAAGTGTAAAATCCTCTGGACTGTGTCAAGAAGTGAGTGTCGGTGCAAATTAGTAATCAATGCCAAATGTCTAATGGATCGAATTTTAACattttttattgaatttttttaaatatattttttgtataaatatacaTTCTATATATTacatacaaaaattatttaaattttatattttttcagctaccgaatataaataatttatggGTGAAAACCCCCCTTTTTTATTCCTTGCTCCTTCTActtcttttctttccttatctTTTGCTGACTTGCTGTTAATTTCAAAAATCAAATGGTAAAAATTTGACTTAAAAAGTATGATAAGATGGAGAATTCAGACCCACAAACAATTTGAAAGTCAGTTGTTTCGAGGTTAATTCCCACAAAAAACTCAATAATTTAAACTCAAACAATTCATTAAATAAGTACAGATGATTAATTTCCATCTCAAAAACTTGAATAAATTATCCTAAAATCTTGAACTTTAAATCCATGTCTAATTATCGCCCAGATAACCCCTCGTGCGTTTGCCTTTCTGTCGCTTTGTTTCTCTCTcataataattcaaactgaaAGCAAGTTCTGGAAGTGTCAGTTActcggaaaaaaaaaatcaagaagatccaaatttataattgataattaaaaaatagtcacaattttaaaaataatcgaaatttatccattttaatataaaaatataattggaACAAAAACACACATAAAAATCCGGAAATATTCcatcataatatgttggagttcgagTTTTTTACATATGAAATTCCGGTATAATATACTATAATTTCATAatgtactggagttccaacataatatgttggaagtttataTGCAGGAACTCCAtaatctagcatattatgctggaactttccgtatttcagcaaaataatggctatttttcaatgactttgcagaTACTGGCTATTTTTCGGTTACAATCCGAAAACTGGTTAGGCCGTGCTATTTTCACCAGTTACTCtatccggtccactttaattaatatttttggctatttttgcatatattaaaaaaattattttttgcatTACTTAGCAGTAAAAATGACCACATTAACATTAATTTATtcattagaaatataacaaatatttTTAGGCTCTTTATTCCAAAAACAACTTGGGAGAaaaaattaattcattcttgatatttgaaaacataaaatattgtataagaaaaatgtcaaaaaaaaacaattaaagtgAACCGTAGGGAGTATCACTTACTCTCTtcggtccactttaattgatttattgGTTGTTTTCACCCATATTAAGGAATtcaccttttagcattaattaacaataaaaatgaTCATATCAACCTTATTTTGTtcattagaaatataacaaatactcctaggctctttactccaagagcaactttgaaaattattttatcaataaaattatatATGTTTCTTCATATTTATATTGTGGTTACAATTTATTCTTGTATCTCGAATAATTTGTTGTAAACAaattggcacgcccagtgggaccaaATCTATCATTCATTCTCTAATAATGAAAAGAATGTGGTGTCTTCTTTGCTGGTACTTCAAGCCTCGTTTACGCGATCTTGTAAATCTATGCCTCGACAAGCCTTGAAATAGGGGACATTTGTAGACATCAAAATTTTATCAGATCAAATCCATATGAAATTTggacaaaatcctaaatttaagatTCTACAAGTAGAGTCCATCGAGGTTTCTTGGATGCTACTCTATCTGAAACCGTAACTTGGAGGTCACTCTACCTGAAGCCCTAATTTGAAGCGTACTATACCCAAAACCCTAGATACATTAATAAAAGGGGGCCATATATTCTCTTAAAAAGCATCTCAAAAATGGAAATGATCTCAGTAATTTCATAAATTCTCAGAATatgcacaaagagatcaaatatatgatcttaaaattacataaaaattcatggaatattcacaaagagatcaaagACATCAAATATTGTCTTTCTCAAAGCCACCGAAGTAATCAATGGATGTTCTTCCTTTTTCTGAAGatcaaatacatcctaaggaAGTTCGCATCATCCTACGTTCGAGAATATACTGGTTAAGCCCTCGAATCACGAAGAACGATCTagagagaagaatcaagggaaCAAATAAAAATGTACCCGCATTATTTTATCGATAAAATTATATATGtttctttatatttatattatggttacaatttatttttgtatcacAAATAATTTATTGTAAACAGTCCGGTATCCGCATTGGGAGCCGactaaatttatatttttccatCCGGTGTTTGGTATCCGTATTGGGGCCCAACTAAATCCAGATTGACGGAAAGGTATACATTAGGAATAAAGTATTTTCTAACAAAGACAATTCTGTACCgggtgaaatttaaaaatagtcagatttacaactggtcgttcaaaaatagcccagtttcaaaagtaatcgaaatttacccacttttcatgtaaagataaatgtgaatgaaaacactattcaaaacctGAAAAATgcgccagtatattatgctggagttccaggatattatactggagttccaagataagtatgctggaactccagcataatatgatggagttccatcataagtacactagaactccatcataatatactggagttccagcaagtatactggtccagcataatatactgaagtttgGAGTactggtgctccagtctccagtatattatactggagccagcaaagtataccggtccagcataatatgctggagttcatacacaggtgcaccgaactccagtatattttgCCGGACCGGTCTCTGCTGCAGCAAAATAAtagctatttttcattgacttgataaacgctagctatttttaaataaccaatccgaaaactggttataccgtgctatttttactccCATACCAGGGTTCCAACCTGAAACCTCTCGTTACAACCTTGTTTGGTGGAGTATCACTTATCATTCATTAAAATAGACGCACTCACTTTAATGAACTTTCTGCTACAGTACTATTTCAGATCTCAAATATTTTTTAGTACTCAACACAGGCTCCTCTACTATTAAATTTCATACATTACCCTTCACTTTCTTCTATCTAAGCTAAATCTCTGTTTCTCACTCTCTCTACAAGTCAAGGTACTCTCTTTTTTCACATTTTTATGTCTTTATTGATACATGATTTGTTTAGATTTAGCTACTTTAATTGGTTTTATTGAGATTGTAGAATTCTAAAATTTAagtctttacctttttctttgcAATTCAGTAGTTGTTTACCTACTGTAGTGAATCCATGAGTATTATGAGTTGTTAATTTTGCTGAATTTTGAAGTGCTGGTACCTAGCGCTCTCTACACCGTCTGGAGACCAATGCATGTACTCCACTCTCCATTTAAATTGCCTTGTTTTGGCCATGGCTGAAATTGTTGACaactccaacaacaacaacaaaatgccTAATAAAGCGGATTTAGCATGCAGGCTACGGGTTCAtctgaacccagtaacttttgctATATATGTTGAAAATTCCTCTAAATAAGTGCAAATAATAGATTTCAAACTCAGTAAAATCAAATAGAATGCGGTAGAATTTCAAACGCGAACATAAATTTCAGATCTTGGACCCACCTCTGCTATTAATTGCCTATTGATCCTTTTTTTAGGAATTTAAAAGTGTTTGATAAGCTTTTGTTTTTCAGAGTTTGCTTCAGATGATAATTTGAAGAAGATAGCCAAATGTGCTTGCTGCATTTCTACAATTGATGAGTATAAGTTAACGAGACTGAGATTTGTTGAGTGAGGTTTTGATGGATCATATTTCATCTACAGAGAGGGATTTTGTGGTTGATCTCGAGAGTTGTAGAAGTACAAGTGAAGAAGCAAGAAGTACTAATTCTCCATTAAATGCCAAAGCAGGGGATATATTATTCACTAGTGTCTGTAATGATGATGGTGAAGAACTTTCTAGAGCTGAAAATGGGTTGAATATGAACAGCAATATAAAAGACGGCGCAGAGCTATCTCCGGCAAATATTAGAGTGTTTATAGACAAGACAAATTTAGTAGAGAAGAAACCGGTGAAAGAAAAACGTAAATCAATGAGTGCTAAAAAACCTCCTAAGCCTCCTAGACCTCCCAGAGGATTTTCATTGGATGCTGCTGACCAGAAGCTGATAAAAGAGATAGCGGAACTCGCAATGATCAAACGTGCACGGATTGAGAGAATGAAGGcattgaagaaaatgaaagcagcCAAGGCATCGTCAACATCATCAGTATTGAATGGCAGTTTCCTTGCCTTGCTCTTtactgtcttcttcttttttctgctATTGTTTCAAGGTAAATATCTGGATTTTTCAGTTTGGATTTCCTATGTCCTATTTTAGAGTGTAATTATATTAAGAATGAAGTTTTTATGAAATTTTGCTCCAAAAGAATGCTCCTTGTTAAGATAAATTTGACTTTCCTCATTCTTCAGCATGTCAAGTCATGTTAATTGCATTTCATACCTGTAGTCAGTTTCTTCTTTTGTGTTTCATGCTTTTAAGTGACTATATATTGGTGTTGCTCGTGTAGACAATGCTAACAATTGGTTTGTACCTGCCACCAATAAGCAAAATCGTAATGGAGCTATTGGGTTATCTTCTTAATTCTCTATATATGTCAAGAtcattcttgttttggaagccGAGCTTGTTAGCGCAAGCTTGTGACCCAAGTGGGGGCATTAAGTTGTTGGGACACCATATAAGTAAAGCCCTTGACAGGAGTGGTTTGGTTGGGCCAGCAATGACACTAGGTGTTTTGCATGCTTCCCTAAGCCGAggatctattggaaacaacctttctACCTCCACAAGGTAGGGTTAAGGATGCGTACACGCTACCCTCCTCAGACCACACTActtgggattatactgggtttgttgttgttgttgttgcattcttgttttggaacttctatttttttctctcttGATACTGATACCAGATCCGGTTATGTGAGCATCTTTATGGCAGTAGGAGGATGCAAAAATATGGCTTGACACGATATATATGTGTGCTGATTCTTTGCATTTTTGGTCAGCAATGATGGCGCTGAAAAACCACATTTTTTTGCAGTTGACATACCcttgtgttttctttcttctccttttagttcctctcctccccccccccccccaccattTTATTCATACTGTTGAACCAAGAACTTTTTTTCCATTATGCAAAATTTCTGATGATTTGGTGTTTACAATATTGTATGCAGGGATGTCTTATAGAAGTTCAGCTATGAGCTTTCACAACTCTGTTCAATCCGGCAGCGTGAAGAATAGATTCATTATTGTACAGGACCACTCAAATTTATCCACTAGTAATGCCATCTTCGCGGACTCTGGATCTTCGGAGTATGTACTACCCTATATATCTCTGATACATCTGAAAATGGTACTTCACATTCTGTAGTTATAGATGATTCTAGTTGGCTAAGTTTTTCCATTTGCTTCTTATCTTGTAGTCCTGTGGAGCACGCTTCTGGTTTAACTCATGGGAATAGTCCGAAAAGTGTCACAAGCTGAAATTTAGTGTCATTACTCGAAC harbors:
- the LOC107827812 gene encoding uncharacterized protein LOC107827812; its protein translation is MDHISSTERDFVVDLESCRSTSEEARSTNSPLNAKAGDILFTSVCNDDGEELSRAENGLNMNSNIKDGAELSPANIRVFIDKTNLVEKKPVKEKRKSMSAKKPPKPPRPPRGFSLDAADQKLIKEIAELAMIKRARIERMKALKKMKAAKASSTSSVLNGSFLALLFTVFFFFLLLFQGMSYRSSAMSFHNSVQSGSVKNRFIIVQDHSNLSTSNAIFADSGSSDPVEHASGLTHGNSPKSVTS